From Vibrio aerogenes, a single genomic window includes:
- a CDS encoding universal stress protein — translation MQHFRHLLYVSHGTTDENEGLKQALSLARNNHAPLKVLIVCPDFPAEFPDYQQNYQESLLTITQARIQRTQDALKLAEGAVDVSIDFVSDKTPAINIIQYVLQHQHDLVIKEAESQDNRCGLKTIDMNLLRKCPVPVWLCRPIEHSHQQIQVAVAIDPKSQEQAAESLSRRMLALSRSLADSCSGELHIISCWDYEFEAYLRGNMWIKTSDDEIDQTVLRIHDEHRAALEALIRDSGISGQHLIHHLRGKPTEMIPDFVVQKPIDILVMGTVARTGIPGFMIGNTAENIVQKLNCSLIGLKPQGFISPVKAG, via the coding sequence ATGCAGCATTTCCGCCATTTACTTTACGTTAGTCATGGTACAACAGATGAAAACGAAGGACTTAAACAGGCCCTGAGTCTGGCCCGGAACAATCATGCCCCACTCAAAGTATTGATTGTCTGCCCTGACTTTCCGGCTGAATTTCCCGACTATCAGCAAAACTATCAAGAGTCCTTACTGACGATCACTCAGGCACGGATCCAAAGAACTCAGGATGCGCTGAAGCTCGCAGAAGGTGCCGTAGATGTATCAATCGATTTTGTCAGTGATAAAACCCCGGCCATTAATATCATTCAGTACGTCCTTCAACACCAGCATGACCTGGTGATCAAAGAAGCAGAATCACAGGATAACCGGTGCGGACTGAAAACCATTGACATGAATTTACTGCGCAAGTGCCCGGTTCCGGTCTGGCTGTGTCGTCCGATTGAGCATTCACACCAGCAAATTCAGGTCGCGGTCGCGATTGACCCCAAATCTCAGGAACAAGCCGCAGAAAGCTTATCCAGACGGATGCTGGCGTTATCCCGGTCGCTGGCTGACAGCTGCAGTGGTGAATTACATATTATTTCATGCTGGGATTACGAGTTCGAAGCCTATTTACGCGGCAATATGTGGATAAAAACCTCAGACGACGAAATCGATCAGACCGTGCTCAGGATCCATGATGAACATCGTGCTGCACTGGAAGCACTGATCCGGGATTCCGGCATCAGCGGCCAACATCTGATTCACCATCTACGCGGAAAACCAACCGAGATGATCCCTGATTTTGTGGTGCAAAAACCCATCGATATTCTGGTGATGGGCACCGTTGCCCGCACCGGTATCCCCGGATTTATGATTGGTAACACGGCTGAAAATATTGTTCAGAAACTCAATTGCTCACTGATTGGGCTCAAACCACAGGGATTTATTTCTCCGGTGAAAGCCGGCTAA